The window CACCTTTGAGAGATTCTTGGTAATGCCTAAGTTAATGAGAGTGGGTTGTTCTTTTGGCGGTAACACAACGTTACCACCAAAGACTTTGTCTTCTGGCGGTACTGCCAGTTGACCGCCAGAAGAATCCTTACCAGCTAACTCCTCGGCATGGTCGAGGGGTTGTAGTAGTATCAACAAAAACCCCCCTGCCCCTTTCCCGTTCGCAATGTCGGCGAGAAGTTGCTTCACATTTTTTTTCGGTATTTTCAACGAGCGGGCAAGTTCTGCAATGGTGTAACCCTCCCTGAGCATTTTCACCGCGTCGGCTGTTTTCGACCCATAATTTTTTCCTATTTCGGCAATCCTTTCGGAATCGGCCTGGTCTTCCTGAGCGCCTACAAACCCTCCGTCCCATGACGGCTCTGTCACTTCAATATCATCTACCAAAACCTCTTTCCGCTTTTCATCGCGCCTCTCCCATAACAACATACACCGGGCGTAAGCCTTTGAAAAGTGAGGGGATTTGTTCGTACACAAATATTTAAAAATCGCCCCTTGCGCGATATCCTCCGCGGCGCCATTGCAACCCATTCTGAAGGCTTCTGCTTTAAAAAAAGGCCAATATTTTTCAACAAGTTGTGCGTTTAAGGTTGTAGATTCAAGTAAATTGTGATAGTATAAATTCAAGTGGGACATTTGTTACCTCCTACTTTTTTTAGCCTTGCCCTCTCTGGTCGCTAACCTGGGGGCAAGGTTTATTATTGTTACTACATGTATATCATCAAATGTTACTTTTGTAAACGATTATTTTATTTTTTTTAAAAAAATGTTAGGTTATAATGTATATTATAATTATTACCATGAAGGATATATCAGAATTTTTTTCTCAAACCCGCAGGCTGCAAGGCATTAAGCAAGTCGCTCTTGCAAAAGAGCTTGGGATTACTCATTCCGCTATTGCAAATTTTGAAGCAAAAAAAACCAAGCTCAGCTCGGAAACAATTATCAAAATTGCCCGGCTGATTAATATTAACCCTCTTTATGTTACCACTGAAGGAGTGAACCCTTTTAAATCGGATAATTTGATTAAAATGGTATTGCCTGAAACACTAATTGAAGGCCTCAATTTTGGAATAATTTTTTTTCTTGGTGAAGTAAATGTTCAATTGAATATCATATTTTTGGTTGCCCCGTCTTCCATTTTTCAAAAAATTTTATCAAAGACTGTATTTGAAAATCCTGTATATGCAATAGCGATTAAAGATGGCGACAACAACGTGTTTTTGTTTCGGCGGAAGTCAAACGATCCGTTGTACGGTGAGAGAAATCTACAGTTGAAACTAAAAGAGATAAGCCGTAGATACAAAACAAAAATTAATATAGATATTACCAAAATCAACAAAAGTCTCATCGATAAGATCAAAAATTTGACAGTAGAAAAAGAAGATATTGAAACTTTTTTTGAGCTACCTACCACAACAAATAATGAAAAAATCTCTCAAATCCTCGACCTCTGCGATGCCATAAAAGCAACCCCGGACGACCTCGAGGAAGCCCTGAGTGTGTTGCTCAAAAAATCTTAATAGCAAGGGTCTAACCTGTCAGCATGGTTGACAGGTTGTGGTATTTTTGTGGGTGATACTCCTTTCCGTTTCCTTTCCGTTTCCTTTAGCCCCGTAAATATAGCACCAGTAAGAGCTTGCACGGGTTCGATTCCCGCCGCCTCCACCATATAAAATCAGTGGAGTGAAAACCAGTAGGCAGTAAGGAGTAAGCAGCAACTCCCTACTGCATAGTGCCTACTCCCTACTGTTTTCAGATATGATTGACTCATAATAATAATTCTGTTAATCTATACCATACAATGAAAAACGAATCTGGCTGGAAAAAAAAATCCAAAAAAGAGATAGAGGAGATATTCCAGTTCTGTGAGGAATATAAACAGCAAAGTGTATACAGGGTAGCCTCTCCAAACATGGTTTTCAGGATAACCAGAAACAGAAAAGGATATTCCGCATAAATCGCGGCAAGGGTGTTATCGCCTTTATCAGAGGAAAAAAGGACCCTGCAGAGGGTATCAATATCATCGTAGCCCACATAGACGCACCCAGGCTCGACCTCAAACAAAACCCCCTCTACGAGGACGTTGACCTTGCCCTTCTTCGCACCCATTACTATGGTGGCATTAAAAAATACCAGTGGGTTGCCATACCTCTCGCTATGCACGGGATTGTGATTAAAGCAGATGGCAGGGCTATTGAGATTGTGATAGGAGAGAAAGAGGATGACCCGGTCTTTGCAATAGACGACCTCTTGCCCCATCTCTCGAGGAAGGCACAGGATGAAAAGAAGTTATCCGAGGCAATAGAGGGCGAAAAACTAACAGTCCTTTTCGGCAGTATGCCTGTTGCCGGTAAGAAAAAAGAGGGTATAAAGAAATACATTCTAAAGATACTGAAGGATAGATACGGCATAGTAGAAGAGGATTTCATAAGTGCAGAAATAGAGATTGTGCCTGCCTTTAAGGCAAAGGACATCGGCATCGATAAAAGCATGGTAGGGGCTTATGGACAGGATGACAGGGCTTGTGCCTATACGCTCCTGAAGGCAGTATGCGACACTGATAACCCTCTTCATCCATGCCTTGCAATCTTCACGGACAAGGAAGAAGTGGGCTCAGAAGGCAACACAAGCATGAAATCAAACTTCCTCGAAATATTTTTGAATGACATCCTTGAAGGGATGAAGATAAAAACGGATGAAACCTTAATCAAAAAGATGCTCTTTAAATCAAGGGCGCTCTCGGCCGATGTGAATGGCGCCATCAACCCGACCTTTCAGGATGTCCACGAAAAACAGAATGCCTGTTATCTTGGGCGCGGTCTATGCGTATCAAAGTTTACAGGACATGGAGGAAAGGTTGGAGCCAATGATGCAAACGCAGAATACGTGGGCGAGATAAGGAGGCTTTTTGAAAAAGAGGGCGTCATCTGGCAGACCGGAGAACTTGGTAAAATTGATGAGGGAGGAGGTGGAACGGTTGCCAAATATCTTGCCGTATACGGCATGGATATCATTGACTGTGGTACCCCGCTTCTCACCATGCACTCCCCCTTTGAAATATCAAGCAAGCTTGATGTGTATGAAACATACAGGGCTTTTAAGGCCTTTTTAAATTCGTAAAAATAATGGAGGCTTAAAATATATGACGGAGATTGAAACATTCGATACACCTGAGATACTCCCTTTACTTCCCATCCGGGACATGGTGATGTATCCTTCCGTGATACTCCCTCTTTTTGTTGGAAGGGACATGTCAATAAATGCTGTTGAAAAATCCCTGTCCAAGGACAGGCTGATTATCGTTACAGCACAGAAGGATTTAACAGACGAGGATCCTCTTCCTGAAAGGATTTATTCTGTCGGTACTGTTTCACAGATTATGAGGATGTTAAGACTGCCGGACGGAAGGGTAAAGGTCCTTATTCAGGGGCTAAAAAGGGCAAGGATAACAGAATATGTCCAGGAAAGGCACACCTTTCTTGTAAGAATAAAACCCATAGAAGAGCCATTGATCACAGAGATTACATTAGAAATCGAAGCCCTCATGAGATATGTGAAGGAAGAGATGGAAAAGGTAGTCTCCATGGGCAGGATGGTGCCCCCGGATATTTTAATGGTTCTTGACACCATAGATGAACCTGGAAAGCTTGCCGACATATCAGCTGCAAACCTGGGGCTGGCGGTCGACAAAGCTCAGGAAATCCTCGAAATTGTGGATCCTATTGCACGTTTGAAAAAACTTTCAGAAATCATGGGAAAGGAGATAGAGCTCCTGAACATGCAGGCAAAGATCCTCTCCCAGGCAAAGGGAGAAATGTCGAAAAGCCAGAGGGAATACTTCTTACACGAACAGATGAAGGCAATAAAGAGCGAACTTGGAGAGGCAGATGAGAGGATTGAGGAGATAGAAGACCTGAAAAAACGGATCAAGAAGGCGAAGATGCCAAAGGATGTAGAGAAAGAGACAAGGAAACAGCTCGCACGGCTCGATATGATGCACCCGGATGCGATAGAATCTTCGATGCTTCGAACATATCTGGAATGGCTCGTTGAACTGCCATGGAGCAAATCCACAAAAGACAACGTAGATATAAAAAGGGCAAAAAAGATACTTGATGAAGACCACTATAACCTTGAAAAGGTAAAGGAAAGGATACTCGAATTCTTAAGCGTCATAAAGTTCAAGGGAGAGATGAAAGGGCCAATCCTCTGTTTTGTGGGGCCACCCGGCGTAGGCAAGACCTCCCTCGGCAGGTCTATTGCAAGGGCGCTGAGCAGAAGCTTCTCAAGGATATCCCTCGGTGGCATGAAGGACGAGGCCGAGATAAGGGGTCATAGAAGGACATACGTTGGTTCCATGCCAGGGAGGATCATTCAGAACCTGAAACGGGCAGGTACAAATAACCCTGTCTTTATGATGGATGAAATTGATAAGATAGGCACTGATTTCAGGGGTGACCCTGCAAGTGCACTTCTTGAGGTCCTCGACCCTGAGCAGAATAATTCCTTCAGCGACCACTATCTCAATGTTCCTTTTGACCTTTCAAAGGTGATGTTCATTACCACCGCAAACAGGGTAGACACCATACCATCTGCATTAAGGGACAGGATGGAGACGATATCCATCCCTGGTTACACTGAAAAAGAAAAGCTCGCAATAGCAAAGAAATACCTCATTCCAAAACAACTAAAAGAGAATGGATTAAAAGAGGAGCTCCTTGAAATTGCGGATAGCGCCATAGATAAGGTCATACAGGATTACACAAGAGAGGCAGGGTTAAGGAACCTTGAGAGAGAAATTGCATCAATGGCGAGAAAGGTAGTGAGGAGGATAGCTGAGGGCGACAAAAGAAAGGTAATAATAACCGCTAAAAACCTTCATAAATTCGCAGGGATACCTAAATATCTCCCCGAAGGGGGTATCGAATACGATACTGTGGGTGTTGCCAGTGGGCTTGCCTGGACAGAATTTGGCGGGGATGTGCTCCATATTGAGGCATCCTGTAGAAAGGGCAAAAAGGAACTTACCCTTACTGGCAGCATGGGCGATGTGATGAAAGAGTCGGCCCAGGCGGCATTAACCCACATAAAATCAAAGGCAAAAACCCTTCACATAAATGAAGAAATCTTTGACACGCTGGAGATTCATATCCATGTACCCCAGGGTGCAATTCCGAAAGATGGCCCCTCTGCAGGTATCACCATGGCCGTTGCCTTGATAAGTGCCATAACAAAAAAACCTGTAAGTAGAAAGATTGCAATGACAGGAGAGATTACCCTTACCGGCAGGGTGTTACCGATAGGCGGGTTAAAGGAAAAAACCCTTGCAGCCCTTCGTGCCCGGATGGAAAAGA is drawn from Pseudomonadota bacterium and contains these coding sequences:
- a CDS encoding helix-turn-helix transcriptional regulator; the protein is MYIIIITMKDISEFFSQTRRLQGIKQVALAKELGITHSAIANFEAKKTKLSSETIIKIARLININPLYVTTEGVNPFKSDNLIKMVLPETLIEGLNFGIIFFLGEVNVQLNIIFLVAPSSIFQKILSKTVFENPVYAIAIKDGDNNVFLFRRKSNDPLYGERNLQLKLKEISRRYKTKINIDITKINKSLIDKIKNLTVEKEDIETFFELPTTTNNEKISQILDLCDAIKATPDDLEEALSVLLKKS
- a CDS encoding aminopeptidase; translation: MNRGKGVIAFIRGKKDPAEGINIIVAHIDAPRLDLKQNPLYEDVDLALLRTHYYGGIKKYQWVAIPLAMHGIVIKADGRAIEIVIGEKEDDPVFAIDDLLPHLSRKAQDEKKLSEAIEGEKLTVLFGSMPVAGKKKEGIKKYILKILKDRYGIVEEDFISAEIEIVPAFKAKDIGIDKSMVGAYGQDDRACAYTLLKAVCDTDNPLHPCLAIFTDKEEVGSEGNTSMKSNFLEIFLNDILEGMKIKTDETLIKKMLFKSRALSADVNGAINPTFQDVHEKQNACYLGRGLCVSKFTGHGGKVGANDANAEYVGEIRRLFEKEGVIWQTGELGKIDEGGGGTVAKYLAVYGMDIIDCGTPLLTMHSPFEISSKLDVYETYRAFKAFLNS
- the lon gene encoding endopeptidase La, with protein sequence MTEIETFDTPEILPLLPIRDMVMYPSVILPLFVGRDMSINAVEKSLSKDRLIIVTAQKDLTDEDPLPERIYSVGTVSQIMRMLRLPDGRVKVLIQGLKRARITEYVQERHTFLVRIKPIEEPLITEITLEIEALMRYVKEEMEKVVSMGRMVPPDILMVLDTIDEPGKLADISAANLGLAVDKAQEILEIVDPIARLKKLSEIMGKEIELLNMQAKILSQAKGEMSKSQREYFLHEQMKAIKSELGEADERIEEIEDLKKRIKKAKMPKDVEKETRKQLARLDMMHPDAIESSMLRTYLEWLVELPWSKSTKDNVDIKRAKKILDEDHYNLEKVKERILEFLSVIKFKGEMKGPILCFVGPPGVGKTSLGRSIARALSRSFSRISLGGMKDEAEIRGHRRTYVGSMPGRIIQNLKRAGTNNPVFMMDEIDKIGTDFRGDPASALLEVLDPEQNNSFSDHYLNVPFDLSKVMFITTANRVDTIPSALRDRMETISIPGYTEKEKLAIAKKYLIPKQLKENGLKEELLEIADSAIDKVIQDYTREAGLRNLEREIASMARKVVRRIAEGDKRKVIITAKNLHKFAGIPKYLPEGGIEYDTVGVASGLAWTEFGGDVLHIEASCRKGKKELTLTGSMGDVMKESAQAALTHIKSKAKTLHINEEIFDTLEIHIHVPQGAIPKDGPSAGITMAVALISAITKKPVSRKIAMTGEITLTGRVLPIGGLKEKTLAALRARMEKIIIPAENMKELEEIPAYIKRKIKFIPARNMDDVIKIIFGKK